gtgcacaaaaataacatacacataacctgtgtataaaatcattctctcgatacataacattcacttttcattgctttcatagcttggcttggtaaccgaccttaacatataatgcgcataataatatccccaaaacagaacatctcgtctgtataataatcatataaacttcgaagtactaaacaccacgcccactagcccttccgtctagtgaacattctgggtgggggtgttaaacccgttagctacctttaggattcgcgtcaattaggcgtgcactaattctcaaaattagtgatgttccctaattcttaggttaccaagcaataataatcaggggaaaaatattcatatcaattgtggcaattatcacgtccacataatttattcgaagaatgttttgcttgtgtctatctcgtcaaacatttataaaagcatttcatgtattcgcagttcaaaatgtatttcaaaagcatttaataaagcagttgtaaaactagcgcatgtattctcagtcccaaaaatgtaaagagtaaaagggaatcaaatgaactcaccatactgtattttgtggtaaaaatacatatgacaaaactgaaaaatgcagggttggcctcggattcaacctatatcattttgtatatatattaatacacataatcgtaatcgaatgagtttatatatatatatatatatatatatatatatatatatatatatatatatatatatatatataacctattaatgatattatcttgatgttaataatatatttattttttcatATTTTCCTTTTACATAATAAaatattttattatgttatatgtgttaaatatatatatttatgtatttcacttGTTTATCAAAACAGAAGTTCACATTATTCTAAGTtagtattagtaaaaataatgtcaataacattaataagtataatataatacataataataataatcaaaatcagaGTTTTTCTATTCATTATAATCtattagtgatattaacaatgataataatcataatatttataattcctaataataactaaactaacaataagtataatataatacataataataacaattataataactgataatatatatacataaaactaatattaatatcgatattattattagtattaataatgaaagtaataataaagttattacAATGATTATATTgttaacttgtttttacttttaatatatacaatttattatttatgtacttTTTAATGAGTGTATATATAGTACTTACATTAAGTATTacattctcatatatatatatatatatatatatatatatatatatatatatatatatatatatatatatatatatatatatatataataattgtctATAATaattgtacatattatatatatataaatatatatatatatatatatatatatatatatatatatatatatatatatatatatatatatatatatatatatatatatattacaatgtacatATTATAATAATTGTCTATaggaatcctatatatatatatatatatatatatatatatatatatatatatatatatatatatatatatatatatatatatatatatatattcgcttTAAGTACAACTtagttattttatatcttatctttcatatttagttttaatgtttaagttatattttataatttcaatttattgtTTATACTACATTATGTATATATACAGTTGTATTTACAAACAAcatttcgtgaatcgtcgaagatggtcaaaggttaaatgattgtataacaacagttcaaaatttttgagattcaattaaatagactttgcttatcatgtcgaagttATTTGAAGATAAAGttcaaatttgatcggaaattttcgggtcgtcacaaatatcgtagctcccacttaattcaagaatcaagtgaaaacttgacaaacgtcatcgttgtcaaattgacctgttcgccatcttctaagttaaactccacgttgcatctttatctttaatcttcatcttattacatttatttaaaattgaaaaatacaactaatctaatacttttacaatttagaataaacttaaatacaatactatgaaaatgaaaaataaatataatacaactttggcttcaaaatggccttttttataaatcaatatgacttaatattgctgtaatcaacaatcacaacaatcatacataggtcggggcattatgggctatgtgtgcaatcacaattttaataactacattattaaaacctacatatggcttgtccatggttacaatgcatgtgtacaaccatggaatacAGCAATCAACAATtacaataaatattcaagccataataatTAAATCTATAATTTAAATTAgggatattctttcaatcatatttgtgcgtcattaggttaagtctaaatcaaccgcgttgactttaaaaaccaaaaaggtttcgactttcaccaatacaccacaaagctaaatctaaagaatagtcacgtgtcaattaagatggtgtaaaagcagctcggataccactgttggaaaatcgtgtgtacttttaccaattcatattaacgcagcggatagttaaaataataatcttttataattttatgaacaaaatttaacaagattaaattttcatttatttaatgaaacatgcacacgattaatctttcccaatgatccagttacaccataataattgtcatgaatataaaaacaaaagaggagttaacgatatacctttcttggagaaattgatgagacggagagaaacttacgttcaaaagtatgaccgtctctttggatagtccacactacacttcaaacgaccgccaatggatgctagtccaaactcaaatatcgtattaatataatccaattatattaatacattaatCGATAATACTCCGTATGTGTATGTTGAGATTTATCAAAGGAAAGCAAAACAAATATGTTATTTTTTTCTCTTCTCACTTACTGATCTCATAACCcaacgatcatatatatatatatatatatatatatatatatatatatatatatatatatatatatatatatatatatatatatatatgatatactccgtttgtttggtagcaaaaagcaaatcaaaagaatatattgttttcgatttctttgtctgtaATATTTTCGTTTGATTTggatttaaaaagtcgtatttctctaatactttaggggtatgtcatgtaacttataattaataatttctatcatgtcgctttcatgtgaatagtaaattaattaatttcgtttcatttactatttatatgaatagtaaatgaattaatttcgatttactattttgttacttgagtaatatatatacatcatatatatattttatttgacgtctcggtgtatatgtgtgtgaccccgaaggctcaaatgaagttggccatatattatatattgtaccttgcacattaatcctacacatAACAGCACTGGAAGTGGTGACCCATGTCATTTGACATGTCATCAATGACTTGCTGTATCAGAAAAAGTGGGGATTGGTGACCTAGGTCACTTGAGGTGGGTCAAtttttattttctatatttttattaatgttatttaataattataattataaaagttatATTTCAATTAAAATAACTTCCATTATAAATAAGTAAAAATTACAATTCATAAAATGAAATAAAAACATTACACatcctaaaataaataaaaaacaacaCAATTCTTAAACTATCTCACGATTATGCCATAGATGTGAAACTAGAGTATGCCGAAGATACTCATGCTCGTCTTTGTCACGCAGCTCTTTTATCTTCTCAAGATATACATCACACCTTTCGTACCAAGTTGATCCTTGTAGGTTGTTGACTGGCATGTAGTAAGATTTATTTTCAGCGATGTTAAAACCATTGTCTTCAATCATCATGTTGTGCAATATGATGCAAGCATACATGATTCTTTTGATTGCGTTTACGCTATATGCCCTAGCAGGTTGTCTTTAAAATACCCCAACAACCTTGCAAAATTCCAAATGCCCTCTCAATGTCTTTACGAGCAACGGATTGTTTCTTTGTAAAGTATGTCCTTTTTGGATCAGTAACACTTGAGTATCCCTTAACAAAAGATGCCCAGGAGGAGTATATCCAATCGGCAAGATAGTATCCTCAATAAAAATCAACATCTCCAATTTTCATATGGAATTTGAGGAGCCGTGTCAGATAGTAAACTATCAAACAATGGAGATGCATTATGAACATTCAAGTCATTATCTGACCCTGCCATTCCAAAATATGCATGCAAAATTCAGTTTTCATACGATACAACGGCTTCCAACATGATTGTCGGGTAACCGTGATCGCCTCGTGTGAATTTACGTTTTCATTAATTTGGACTTTTCCCcaagcccaatgcatacaatcaatgcTTCCAAGCATTCCAGGAAAACTGTCATGTTTACTATACAACCGATGTATGTCATCCTTGGTTGGTTCTCTCATGTATACATTAGAATACAAATCTATAACACATCTTGTAAAATGCTGCAAAGATTCACGTGATGTTCTTTTCAAAATTTGTAAATATTCGTCAAAAAGATCCAGTGAATCAACGTATGCTAGCATACGAATGGTAGTCATGACTTTTAAATGAGTAGTAAATCCAGGAACACCACGTGCATCAGGACGTTGTTGAAAATAAGTAAACCACTCAGATATAGGTTGCGTAGAGTAAGAAATTATACTTTCCATTATTTTTTTTAAGAAGACTTTGCGACATTCGATAACGTTGTTTGGAATAAGAAAGGGGATACTTCAGATCTTCAACAAAGTAATCGTTCATCAAACGATTGTGCGACTCAACACGATCATGATATATGTAGCGACGTCTTCGTCTTAATCTGGCTAGTGAACTTTCAGCCTCATTGCATTCATCACACTCTCTAGGAATTAGCACGTTATTTCGATACACAAAAATAGCTTGTATTGCATTCATCACACTTTCTTCGTCGGAGGTAGCCATTTTCTAAAAAAATATAGTGAATTTGCTTTGAAAGAATGTTGGTTTGGTTGTGTGAATATGAAGTTAATTTTGATTGTATATATCGAAGAGTAGGTTGggtataatattaaaaaaaaattaacaataaaCGGTCATCAAAAGAGTCGTtgtatttttctttaattttttttaaataccgTTACATTTCTCTTCACCCAAGCGGCTGATCGAACTGAAACGCGGGGTTGCGACGGGAGGAAGGTTTGGGGGACGGCTTCAGGGGGTGGGAGACGGGGTGGCGACGGACTACCACTCCCCATGCTCTAATCAAGATGGTCCTAGAGGATATGTGGGTAGCTTATTTGAGAGGATTTTTTAGCTTAATGCTTTAACATAAAGCTAATAACTAAAAAGATCTTCAAAGTGTTTGGACTAGCTTTTTTGAACAACTTATCTTTTAACGCATCAATATGCTAAAATGTAGAAGCTTAAAATAGAGCTTAATCCCTTGTAAAAAAAAGTATAAATCACGTTTTTTACATGTAATCTCATTGATCAATGAACGTGATATTAAGTAGTAGGTGGCTTGTTTCTTTGCCTACTTGTTTCTACATCTTGTTGCTTTGCTACTACAATGTACCTCATGTGTTGATCTTTATGCTCGTTCTTTCAGTTGTTGTTGATATTTCTGTTGTAGAATATTTTGAGTCTTCCTTCTTGCTTTCTTTCTCAAACGTTCTTCTATGATCATGCTATAACTTGACTGCTTTCTCGCTACTTTCTTATTGAGCATCCTGCAATTTTTTGCTACTACAACTGGCTGTTGCTTTCATGTTGTGCTTTCTGCTGCAATTTTAGCCTATTATCTGCTGCTTATTGTTGTTGTTTACTGCTGTTATTTAGTACTATTTTATGTTGTTTGTCTTGCTAAAACTCCCTACCTCCCTAATTTATTGTCCAGTATTCTATCTTGGGATGTCCcatattaattgtccacttccataaattgTAAAAGAATAAGTAgattaagttctattatgcccttaatgtatgtgaATAGGATTAAAGGAGGAAAAAAAGAaagggtaaaactggaaagtaaacagaaagtacaaTACTTTTATGATATTTTTTAAACTGTATGTTTTTTGTTTGAGAACAATTAATATGGGACGGATGGATTATGTTGCTGCTAACTGCTAATCTATCGTGTTTGCTGTCTAAAATGCTACTAACAAACTACTGCTAGCTGTTGTTTCTGTTGTTTTTATGTTGTTAATCTACTgaattttctgctaaaaattacaGCTCTTTAATACTGCAATTATTTGATGTTTACTGCTAATCAATGAAGATCTTTGCTACTTTATGTTACGAAGCATGTGTCTCTGATACCAATTGATCAGCAGTAAATAACGGTACATACAATTTAGGGTTAAAAAAATTTTGGGTTAAAACACTCATCTTTTTCTGTATGGATAAAAAAACGCGGCTGATCCGCAAACACAAAAATGACTAGTCTTACTTGGCAAATTTATTCGGTCAAACTTGTCAAAAGTCGAATATAGTCAGTAAGGTTGCATTTATTATTTCAAAGTCGGGAACTGGTCAAAGTAGGTCAGATATTAGTTCAATGCCCGACTAGTCTCTGACTTGGAAAAAATTTCAGCCAAAGGTCCAATTTAGTTGGTATAAAGTCTGATGTATAAATTTAAAGTCGGTTTTTATGCGCGGTTAAAATCAGTCAGATTAGGCAAAACACAGTCAAAGTTGAAATTCCGACTAGTCACAAAGTTATTCGGTCATAGTTGACGAAAGTCCAAATTAGTCGATAAAGTTCGGTTTAAATCAGCCAAATTAGGTCAAATGTAGTGACAGACAAAGTTGATCAACATCCGACTAGTCTCCGACTTGACAAGTTGTCAAAATCCAGTTTAGTCTAGTACTTATGTGGTTACAAATGGGGTATGGTTAAATAATACagtaataattacataatattctTTTATATAACATTAGAAGAAGAGATTAGAATGAGTCGGGATCTTCACCATTAACTTGTTTCCCTCTGTTTTGCTTTAGTTATGTAAGGGTGAAATCAGAAGTGTTGTGAATATCGATTTATTTGCTCCATCCAAATGTGAAATACTTTGGAGGTCTCAGGTGTTCGTGGCATTCACAGGTCCAAGTGTTTCTGTCTGAAACTTTAGGGGAGAGCAGCTATGGAATGCGAAATATCGTCCCGATATATAAGCCGCCAACATGAACTTATATTGACATTATGCGAGGATAAGGTTGAAGCGGTTGATTCACAGACCGACATTATAGGTAAATACTAATTAATGACTGGCCAGCCATGTCTAGaacatttatttaatttgataggAAGTTTCACTTTTTTTCCTTTATACTCATTTGTGTATTCTTTTTTTGATGCAGTTGATAATTCAATCCATGTCAGCGAAATAAACACAGGAAAGTCTTTAGCAATAATCAACTCGGACAGTAATGAGAGTCAATATAACCTTGTTCATCTCTATAGTAAAGAACATTAATTAGCAGTCGAAAATTCGGTAGATTAGCAGCATAAAAATAGAAGTTAGCAACAATTTTTTAGCAGCATTTCAAGCATTAAACAAAGCAGATTAGCAGTTAGCAGCAGTATATTAGCAAGAAAAATTGGCAGAAAATAGCGGTAAATAGCAGGAGTAAACAACAACAGTAAGCAGTAGATAATAGCATCTGAAAGTGCAGTAGAAAAGCACAGTAGGAAAGCAATATTTTGTTGTAGCAATAGAAAATTGTAGCAAGTTCTcgaaggaagaaaaagaaaaccaATCATGTTATAGCATGATCATAGCAAGAACATTTGAAAGAAAGCAACAATGAAGACTCAAAAGATTGAACAAGAGAAAGATTCAGCAACAGTAGAAAGAAATATCAACATAAAGATCAACACAAAGCAGCAGATAGTAGCAAGCTAGGCAACAAGAGTTAGAAGCATGTAGGCAAGGAAACAAGGTAGCAAGATGTCAATATAATCTAAATTAAGGGTGATTGTTGGGTAATTTTGATTTTTTAGTCGAGTTCATGGAAACAATACGGAACCCTTGAACTCGACTAAACAAATATACCTAACAGTACCATGAATGAGCAGAACGAGCAAAACGAATTATGCATATCAGTTAACAAAAAATATCCATGCTTTACACATACAGTAATTATGATCGAACAAAAAACCAAATgaataaacaaaaaaatatatacatgCTTACAGTAATTGCGATCGAACAAAAAAGTAAAAGAATGATTCAGATCAATTAACAAAAAGGCAAACGAATGAACTAAAAAATAAATACTTTTTACGCATACAACACCGTGATTGATACAAACGAATGATGAACATGAaagatttaattaaaaaaatacctCAACGTCTACAGATCAATTAACTGTGATCGAAAAGAATGAATCTCAACGTGTACAGAGCAATCAACGTGATCGAAGAGAATGAGCCGTATGGAAACAACAATGTCGAAGGGTTTTTATTTACACTAAAGGGTATTAATGGGTCAAAATACCTATTTCCCCTATAAAAAAAATTACATGAGCTTTTTCATAAAAGTTAAAAGCTAAAAGCTTCAAAAAGCTCCAAGAAGCTAGTCGCCAATATACGCtatcttttttttttaagatttttttaaaaaaacaacatACTCTATCTGCATCATCGTCGACTACCTAAATGTAATACCGACCATCTAGTTAACTGGGTATCAATTTGATTAATGTTTTCAATACGTATGTGGGTGTAACAAGTTCTAAGTACCCCTAGTAACTTAATATAGCAAAGTATTCAAAGGTTGTTACTAAGGTGCGGGATGAGCAAGTGGCGGATTCGTTAGCCTTTAATCATAAAGGTTTTTTTCAAAATTTGTCAGATCAAGGATTGATTCCCCAACAATCGGGTATTCTTTTTAGCGGCAAATCCTCCAACGTTTTAACTTATTCCATTCCAAATCGTAATGGTAAAGGTGTTCGTATTGATAAGATCGACGGGATGACGTCACGGCCGGATGAAAGGAACCAAAAGGGTGCTTCTAATGCCGGCTCATGTGGTTTCCTTGGTTGTTTATCTTCGTTTTTTTGTTAATTGTTTTGTTGCTTTTTGTTTAGATGTTTAGGTTGCTTTTTGTGGTATGTTTCGTTCGATCTCTTGATTTTTCTTTCGAATTAGGTGGTATTTCTGTTGTGGCTAGGTTAAAGATAGCTAGGTCTAGGTTTACTTTTCGTTCTATCATGTTTACTTTTAGCGAGCCATTTTGTTCGGATTAATTGTATCGATTTTAAGGTTCCTTCATTCATTGGTGAAGGTTTCgtaattttaatagtaatcgttATTTTAGCTAAAAGAAAAAATGTATTAAAAAAAAGTATACCCTCTTTTTTGTATGTTTTATTGAATAAACAGAACCAACCAGCAGTACTGAAACTCAAAGTTGGAGTGCAAGTACAATCTGCTATCAACCTTTTCTTTTTCCCTAAAACTGACAACACATTCAACTAACAACAAAAAAAAGACACCAAAATAAATGTGTTATCAGTAACTTTACAAAAGTAAAAAACATGTTTCGATTCAAGCATATCAATAATGTGCGGAACATAAGTTATAAATGAGGCAGGAAGTAGATGAAGCAGAAGATGAAACAAGAACAAAAAGTGAGTGGTGGTCAGAAGAAGATATTGATGAATAATTTTTGAGGAATTAAATAGCGACAATTGTACATATATATTGTTGAGTTAACAGTAGCAACACAAGGCAAAGAACAAAGACTAGACTATTGTAGAATAGTAGATTTAGTTGTGTGAAAAAATAAGTTTGTCTGGTGCTTGTTTGCTTTTTACTAGTCACTTTCACATTTTAGTCATGACACTTATCAGTACACATTCATGCATTTACTCATTTCTTTTTGTTGAAAGCCAAAATTTTGCCTACCGTTGAATAAATACTCTACACTATAAAAGTTTTTTTTGTTTCATCCATCTATCTATCCACTTATATTATAtgtaaaacaataataacattatgCAATTGTTAAGTATGGAGAGGTGACATTTAAACAATCATTATCTACTTTAAAATAAATAGAAAAAATTATTTATCCACTTTATGGTGAAAATTCTCCATCACTTTAACCGAGTTACCAAGGCATACAAACCAACTTATTATACTGTATGTAACATGTACGTATTTTATCGTATGGGATTATGACACAAGAAAATGTAAatcaaataaattcaaaatttccTTCGAGATGGACTAAtgtgtatttatatatttttttacggcAAAAACGACAATTATATTAAACGCTCCCTAGCAAGGCGCTAAGAGAGAAAAAAATTACAAAGGCTTAAGAAGCCAATAGTTCCAATTAGAAACTACATTACCTCTGTTTTTTAGCCAATGAAAAGAATACAACTTAATTACATCAATAATACTAATACGAATAAAATAATCATAAAAGATGATGCTGTTTCGAAATTTTCAAATAACTCAAAGAATGGTAACCGCGATCGTGGTGACCGGAGCCTTATTGAGGAAATGAGTAGCGACATTTGCAGATCCTCGAGCCAACTTTGCACATCCAACCAAGAAGTAAAAATGGGCATGGAGCACCCGAGCCAAAATCTGATCAAACGCCATGTTTCCGAAGCAATAGTACAAGTGAAAAAAATATGGCTCTGCATCTCGATACCATGAGAACAAATAGGACACATAATCGTCGGTATCTCTAGGCCCTTCGCAGAAAGATTCCAACAAAGCGGTAACAAATCCAAATTAAAATGCCAGAAGACATTAACTTTTCTCGGTAAATACTTAATCCAAGAAGTAGCCACCTGCTGCGAAGGAAGCATATGTCGATCTATATGAACACGGGTATCTTTGA
This genomic window from Rutidosis leptorrhynchoides isolate AG116_Rl617_1_P2 chromosome 2, CSIRO_AGI_Rlap_v1, whole genome shotgun sequence contains:
- the LOC139888059 gene encoding uncharacterized protein; protein product: MTTIRMLAYVDSLDLFDEYLQILKRTSRESLQHFTRCVIDLYSNVYMREPTKDDIHRLYSKHDSFPGMLGSIDCMHWAWGKVQINENVNSHEAITVTRQSCWKPLYRMKTEFCMHILEWQGYYLADWIYSSWASFVKGYSSVTDPKRTYFTKKQSVARKDIERAFGILQDNGFNIAENKSYYMPVNNLQGSTWYERCDVYLEKIKELRDKDEHEYLRHTLVSHLWHNREIV
- the LOC139888060 gene encoding uncharacterized protein is translated as MVKDTRVHIDRHMLPSQQVATSWIKYLPRKVNVFWHFNLDLLPLCWNLSAKGLEIPTIMCPICSHGIEMQSHIFFTCTIASETWRLIRFWLGCSMPIFTSWLDVQSWLEDLQMSLLISSIRLRSPRSRGNVVSNWNYWLLKPL